The following coding sequences are from one Natrinema sp. CBA1119 window:
- a CDS encoding helix-turn-helix domain-containing protein gives MTEEFIDPNRLSLIPSRSNATQTATNMVQDPSTDDDDPPVSAVLQSLEDSKCRAILTTLTEPKSATTLCNECELPSSTVYRKLERLREAALVKEYTEVRRDGPNATLYERDFADISISIDDDEFTVSVERPDEDAEDRMATFWSEMKKES, from the coding sequence ATGACTGAGGAATTCATCGACCCAAACCGGCTCTCGCTCATCCCATCACGGTCGAACGCGACTCAGACAGCCACCAATATGGTGCAGGATCCCTCGACGGATGACGACGATCCGCCCGTTTCAGCAGTCCTTCAATCGCTCGAAGACAGTAAATGCAGAGCGATACTCACGACATTGACCGAGCCGAAATCCGCAACCACACTCTGCAACGAATGCGAGTTGCCGAGTTCGACAGTGTATCGCAAACTTGAGCGACTCCGTGAGGCCGCTCTCGTCAAAGAGTACACTGAAGTCCGCCGTGACGGACCGAACGCCACGTTGTACGAACGGGATTTCGCGGATATCTCGATCAGCATCGACGACGACGAATTCACCGTCTCCGTCGAACGACCAGACGAGGATGCCGAGGACCGTATGGCGACGTTCTGGTCCGAGATGAAGAAAGAATCATGA
- a CDS encoding CopD family protein: MATMLDVVMTIHTIFAALWTGGTLLVAGTVLPAARRDLLGGEALALIGRRFSYLTIVSVLLLLFTGGHLAGTLYTAESLQSTGRGHLVLTMVGLWLVLPIVLYGGFRQLTGLPPEQSAATAATEARPWFLTASVVSIALLIVAGLL, translated from the coding sequence ATGGCGACGATGCTTGACGTTGTTATGACTATCCACACTATTTTTGCTGCATTGTGGACCGGTGGTACACTCTTGGTTGCAGGCACTGTGCTCCCTGCAGCTCGTAGAGACTTGCTCGGAGGGGAGGCGTTGGCTCTTATCGGCCGTCGATTCTCGTATCTCACGATCGTTTCGGTGCTGCTACTGCTGTTCACTGGTGGGCATCTTGCAGGAACGCTCTACACCGCCGAATCCCTCCAATCGACCGGGCGGGGGCATCTCGTCCTGACGATGGTCGGCCTGTGGCTCGTCCTTCCAATAGTGCTCTACGGTGGCTTCCGTCAGCTAACCGGTCTTCCACCGGAACAATCGGCGGCAACTGCAGCGACGGAGGCGCGACCGTGGTTTCTGACTGCGAGTGTTGTTTCGATAGCACTCCTCATCGTCGCTGGGCTTCTATGA
- a CDS encoding nucleotidyl transferase AbiEii/AbiGii toxin family protein — protein MSSGDRSQYVDAVTTLSERELQDIMAAASPPVCLLGGWAVHLHVTEGFRAAYDRPYIGSRDIDLGIHIETDWTTEEMPTTSVAMTLQEIEEELGYTRGRFGFYQQFHRDTGERLSDDEATDHPPHNIFRVDIDIIPDTTALDAFHEAFGFRPPAEPLLEPAFTAGRAEALDDYVSWDAPAEVLIAAPELLAAMKVRALPQRDKSHKRLKDLADLHALLWYVTEYDEITEAVHTHLNDDDITTFRDATTDVVYDRAARLIGVDASLLSQSIERLFV, from the coding sequence ATGAGTAGCGGCGACCGAAGTCAGTACGTCGACGCGGTGACCACGCTCTCCGAGCGGGAACTACAGGATATCATGGCGGCTGCGAGCCCACCAGTATGCTTACTCGGGGGCTGGGCCGTTCACCTGCACGTCACCGAGGGCTTTCGGGCCGCGTATGACCGGCCCTACATCGGGTCACGTGACATCGACCTCGGCATCCATATCGAGACGGACTGGACGACCGAGGAGATGCCCACGACATCGGTCGCGATGACGCTCCAGGAGATCGAGGAGGAACTCGGCTATACCCGGGGTCGGTTCGGCTTCTATCAGCAGTTCCATCGGGACACCGGGGAGCGACTGAGTGACGATGAGGCGACAGACCACCCGCCGCATAACATCTTTCGCGTCGATATCGACATTATCCCCGACACCACCGCACTTGATGCGTTTCACGAGGCTTTCGGATTCCGCCCACCCGCAGAACCACTGCTCGAACCCGCATTTACGGCCGGACGTGCTGAGGCGCTCGACGACTACGTTTCGTGGGACGCGCCTGCGGAGGTTCTTATTGCAGCACCGGAGCTGCTCGCGGCGATGAAGGTCCGTGCTCTCCCCCAGCGAGATAAGAGCCACAAGCGCCTGAAAGACCTCGCTGATCTGCACGCACTCCTCTGGTACGTCACCGAGTATGACGAGATAACGGAGGCCGTCCACACGCATCTGAATGACGACGATATCACGACCTTTCGGGACGCGACGACTGATGTGGTATACGACCGCGCAGCGCGGCTCATCGGCGTCGATGCATCCCTTCTCAGTCAGTCGATTGAACGCCTATTCGTGTAG
- a CDS encoding DNA-binding protein has protein sequence MSSKNVSSEVVSVDEQAFEKHDEAAVDEDGFEVVDETPEFQATVDMEVQAKVDSNHPDARVEEGPDHMFGKTLKQEERIKAREAELERISAQAELGTQEGREARTRDIAAKRSAKRRTEFQKRRASVDPMADPERQDPRAELEQEQLAAVNEQSMRLAEKLDGWSRAAISRRLAEAVVTGKDMMSAVVGVFEELQTAPGQVIPIGTVEDVNRKEVSIEGTITQLWEPSSPAIAQVGLIEDESGRTKFTSWKASDAPWMEEGERVRIHGAARNWYQGRVSVALTGWSTVLFPERGQWWE, from the coding sequence ATGTCGAGTAAGAACGTCTCCAGTGAAGTAGTTTCGGTCGATGAACAGGCATTCGAGAAACACGATGAAGCGGCGGTCGATGAGGATGGCTTCGAGGTCGTCGATGAGACCCCGGAGTTCCAGGCGACGGTCGATATGGAAGTGCAGGCGAAAGTCGATTCAAACCATCCGGACGCGCGCGTCGAGGAAGGACCGGATCACATGTTCGGGAAGACCCTCAAACAAGAAGAGCGCATCAAGGCGCGGGAAGCTGAGCTGGAGCGCATCAGTGCCCAAGCCGAACTCGGGACGCAGGAGGGTCGGGAGGCGCGGACGCGAGATATCGCGGCGAAACGAAGTGCGAAGCGGCGGACGGAGTTCCAGAAGCGGAGAGCGAGCGTGGATCCGATGGCGGACCCGGAGCGTCAAGATCCCCGTGCAGAGCTCGAGCAGGAGCAGTTGGCGGCTGTGAACGAACAGTCGATGCGGTTGGCCGAGAAGCTGGATGGGTGGTCGCGGGCGGCGATCAGTCGGCGGCTGGCCGAGGCGGTCGTCACGGGGAAAGACATGATGAGTGCGGTCGTCGGCGTGTTCGAGGAGCTACAGACGGCGCCGGGCCAGGTGATCCCGATAGGGACGGTCGAGGACGTGAACCGAAAGGAGGTGAGCATCGAAGGAACGATTACACAACTGTGGGAGCCGTCGAGTCCAGCCATTGCCCAAGTGGGACTCATCGAGGATGAGAGCGGACGCACGAAATTCACGAGTTGGAAAGCGTCGGACGCACCGTGGATGGAAGAAGGAGAACGTGTGCGGATTCACGGGGCGGCGCGGAACTGGTATCAGGGGCGCGTCTCAGTGGCCCTGACCGGGTGGAGCACCGTGCTGTTCCCCGAGCGCGGTCAGTGGTGGGAGTAG
- a CDS encoding HalOD1 output domain-containing protein — protein MNYSSRTGPGASPDLVVDIIETLEACGLDRDEYQLYDAVDVEALEQILHSSSRDVEVQFTVEGIRLVVTPDSVDVLIDDEANSTDQ, from the coding sequence ATGAATTACTCATCAAGGACTGGGCCTGGAGCCTCGCCTGACCTCGTCGTCGACATCATCGAGACGCTCGAAGCGTGTGGGTTGGACCGGGACGAGTATCAACTGTACGATGCTGTCGACGTCGAGGCGCTCGAGCAGATCCTACACTCGTCGAGTAGGGACGTAGAAGTACAGTTCACCGTAGAAGGAATTCGCCTTGTGGTGACGCCAGACAGCGTCGACGTCCTGATCGACGACGAAGCCAATTCTACGGATCAGTAG
- a CDS encoding type II toxin-antitoxin system death-on-curing family toxin: MTDDLAYPSVELILDLHQQIVAEGDTTESGVRSEDAIASALQYISEGFFGEVPKTIHHKAVHLMRLLVAEHPFVDGNKRTALRTVVVFYMLNGYTFDYGDEIRALLHRFATDEAAVDTDTAAIYFRACARRN; the protein is encoded by the coding sequence GTGACTGACGATCTCGCGTATCCCTCTGTCGAACTTATCCTCGATCTCCACCAACAGATCGTGGCAGAAGGCGATACCACGGAGTCAGGCGTTCGGTCAGAGGACGCGATTGCCTCCGCATTGCAGTATATCTCGGAGGGGTTCTTCGGAGAGGTGCCCAAGACGATCCATCACAAAGCAGTCCATCTGATGCGGTTACTCGTGGCGGAGCATCCGTTCGTCGACGGGAACAAGCGAACAGCACTCCGAACGGTGGTCGTCTTCTATATGCTGAATGGGTACACGTTCGACTACGGTGATGAAATTCGCGCCCTCTTGCACCGCTTCGCAACCGACGAAGCCGCGGTCGACACAGATACTGCGGCCATCTACTTCCGGGCGTGCGCTCGTCGCAACTGA
- a CDS encoding TrkA C-terminal domain-containing protein, whose translation MVATTQIFSVFIIFALSLLVIRIGSIALRMTGLSPEISTFQAASAFSGAGFTTEEAEFAVSEPSRRSTVLWLIRIGSIGVVGALASLLLSFINSGGENSLTLLYVLGGVLLIIASAKSQLLNEAVTPLIERALEQTTDLAIQDYTRMLGLQREYRVAEVDVNQDDWLSNNSADAMNLAEEGVLLLGIRRNGDYIGAPGSDTEIHPGDTVVLYGKEGRLQELSDRVEGDVDAHEDAIEEHKDVLDEQAELIDQ comes from the coding sequence ATGGTTGCAACAACCCAAATTTTCTCGGTCTTCATCATCTTCGCACTCTCTCTACTTGTCATTCGGATTGGCTCAATCGCGCTTCGGATGACCGGACTGTCGCCCGAGATCTCCACATTTCAGGCCGCATCGGCGTTCTCTGGGGCCGGGTTTACGACTGAAGAGGCCGAATTTGCGGTTTCCGAGCCCAGCAGACGATCCACGGTCTTATGGTTAATTCGCATCGGGAGTATCGGTGTCGTGGGTGCACTCGCGTCACTTCTCCTGTCGTTCATCAACTCTGGTGGCGAAAATTCGCTTACGCTCCTCTACGTTCTTGGTGGCGTGCTTCTAATTATTGCATCCGCGAAGAGTCAGTTGCTGAATGAAGCTGTTACACCACTCATTGAACGGGCTCTCGAACAGACGACAGACCTGGCGATCCAAGACTATACCCGGATGCTCGGACTCCAACGTGAGTATCGGGTCGCTGAAGTAGACGTGAACCAGGACGACTGGCTTTCGAACAATAGCGCGGACGCGATGAACCTCGCTGAAGAGGGTGTGCTCTTGCTCGGCATTCGGCGAAATGGCGACTACATCGGTGCCCCAGGATCAGATACGGAGATACATCCTGGCGACACTGTCGTCCTGTACGGAAAGGAAGGTCGGTTGCAGGAACTCTCTGACCGTGTCGAAGGCGATGTGGATGCTCACGAAGACGCGATTGAAGAACACAAAGATGTGCTTGACGAACAGGCCGAGCTTATCGATCAATGA
- a CDS encoding sodium:calcium antiporter, translating into MDQTQILTVGLVVLVAVSFSVTPALAQEEDEEAEGEGGIEGLIEGFVEGQGLIGAVLVLIGGGILLTFCVEKLISYLTRTAFGLKISLFALAIVFTGFEFDDTILALALSAGGLEGAALGTALGTGLAIIGVTLALAAIIKPFPVDIPSDYVVLFALAPLLLIPFVLARTLTFVHGILLLGAFVVMFGYIIVREYQRDTPVFRNTELGKEIQADGGVTLPSSVTQIPEDRLVGRRPAAGWIWLFLSVLALVGIVFASMLLEAGSEVIIDGFGIDETVFGATVLTVILTFEDLMLTIEPVRRGVPEIGVGNVIGSVLFSVTGNVGVIMLLSDLEISQSVLTFHLPSVIVVTALAAYFLYEGELKRWQGVLLGGLYIAYWLIAILVFGGVPIGG; encoded by the coding sequence ATGGATCAAACCCAGATCCTCACTGTAGGACTTGTCGTGTTGGTCGCTGTCTCGTTTTCAGTCACCCCTGCCCTTGCACAAGAGGAGGACGAAGAAGCAGAAGGAGAGGGAGGGATCGAGGGCCTCATCGAGGGATTCGTTGAAGGACAGGGGTTGATCGGTGCGGTACTCGTCCTTATTGGCGGCGGTATTTTGTTAACATTCTGTGTTGAGAAATTAATCAGCTATCTCACAAGAACGGCGTTCGGCTTGAAAATTTCGCTGTTCGCACTCGCGATTGTTTTCACGGGATTCGAATTCGACGATACGATCCTCGCGCTCGCGCTATCTGCTGGCGGCCTTGAGGGAGCCGCACTTGGGACGGCACTTGGAACTGGCTTGGCGATTATCGGCGTGACGCTCGCGCTCGCGGCAATTATCAAGCCGTTTCCGGTCGATATCCCGTCTGATTATGTTGTCCTATTCGCGCTAGCACCGCTGCTGTTGATCCCATTCGTTCTCGCCAGGACGCTGACGTTCGTTCACGGGATCTTGCTGCTCGGCGCGTTCGTCGTGATGTTCGGCTACATTATTGTGCGTGAGTACCAGCGAGACACACCTGTTTTCCGGAATACCGAACTTGGCAAGGAGATACAGGCCGACGGCGGTGTCACCCTCCCGTCATCAGTCACGCAGATCCCTGAGGACCGCCTCGTCGGCAGGCGTCCTGCCGCCGGATGGATCTGGCTGTTCCTTTCGGTCCTTGCGTTGGTGGGTATCGTCTTCGCATCAATGCTTCTGGAGGCAGGGTCAGAAGTCATCATCGACGGTTTCGGCATTGACGAGACCGTCTTCGGCGCGACTGTGCTGACGGTGATCCTCACCTTCGAGGATCTCATGTTGACGATCGAACCGGTTCGGCGTGGCGTTCCCGAAATTGGTGTTGGAAACGTCATCGGAAGTGTCCTGTTCTCGGTCACCGGCAACGTCGGCGTGATCATGCTGCTGAGCGATCTCGAAATCTCTCAGTCTGTGCTGACGTTTCATCTCCCATCGGTGATCGTCGTGACGGCTCTCGCCGCGTACTTCCTCTACGAGGGTGAACTGAAGCGGTGGCAAGGAGTGTTGCTCGGCGGGCTGTATATTGCCTACTGGCTGATCGCTATCCTCGTGTTCGGTGGGGTGCCGATTGGCGGATAG
- a CDS encoding Rrf2 family transcriptional regulator: MNAQFVIASHTLVHLDLTENTRLSSEEIATSVDTNAAFIRQIIGKLRDEGLVTAKRGPNGGFSLSKESADISLLDVHQALDADRIIQIPEYDPHPQCPIGNNHRSVMYDALSSVEKALAEELADVTIKQLSLEIRSREMNRALNSVASSEDTNE, from the coding sequence ATGAATGCCCAGTTCGTAATCGCCAGCCATACATTAGTCCACTTGGATCTAACGGAAAATACTCGTTTGAGTTCTGAAGAGATCGCTACGAGCGTAGATACAAATGCTGCATTCATTAGACAGATCATCGGGAAGCTTCGGGATGAAGGGCTTGTTACCGCCAAGCGTGGCCCTAATGGCGGATTTTCGCTATCAAAGGAGTCGGCAGATATCTCGCTGCTTGATGTCCATCAGGCCCTTGATGCCGATCGTATCATCCAGATACCAGAATATGATCCGCACCCCCAATGTCCGATTGGAAATAACCACCGGTCGGTCATGTACGATGCGTTGTCATCGGTTGAGAAGGCCCTTGCCGAGGAACTCGCGGATGTTACTATTAAGCAACTCTCTTTAGAGATTCGGAGTCGTGAAATGAACCGTGCACTGAATAGCGTCGCCTCGTCCGAGGATACTAACGAGTGA
- a CDS encoding MaoC/PaaZ C-terminal domain-containing protein has product MNYFEDYEIGDSKTVGSFSLTKSEIIDFAEQFDPLWLHTDEERVKQESPFGEIIASGWHTLCSCHGLVVQDTGDNSAAIGSPGVEGVSWERPVYPDDTITVTRTVAEKRPSKKDLSRGLLTVEILGSNQRDEEVITYRPRMYYLKREASADS; this is encoded by the coding sequence ATGAATTACTTTGAGGACTATGAGATCGGAGATTCAAAGACCGTTGGTTCATTCAGCCTCACGAAGTCGGAGATCATTGACTTCGCTGAGCAATTTGATCCACTTTGGCTTCACACTGACGAGGAACGAGTCAAACAAGAGTCGCCATTCGGTGAGATAATCGCAAGCGGATGGCATACACTCTGTTCATGTCACGGTCTAGTTGTTCAAGACACTGGGGATAACTCGGCAGCAATCGGATCCCCCGGTGTTGAGGGTGTTTCGTGGGAGCGGCCGGTATATCCTGATGATACGATCACAGTTACTCGCACAGTAGCTGAAAAACGGCCCTCTAAGAAGGATCTCAGTCGCGGACTGTTGACTGTCGAGATCTTGGGATCTAACCAACGAGATGAAGAGGTCATCACCTATCGGCCTAGGATGTATTATTTGAAACGAGAAGCAAGCGCGGATTCATAG
- a CDS encoding MFS transporter — translation MKIWTITHRRRWIGWGLLAASFLLVSFHRNATAVLSEELVDTFTTTGAQLGLLHASFFYIYAALQLPSGFIVDWLGTRKVGALGTAVMGIGAIGFGLSETYLLAVVSRALMGFGGSVMYIAALRFAVSWYRPDEFATMSGMTLAVLSLGALLATTPLAVAVTTVGWRPTHIVIGLFSFTLAAGIYLASHSTPTKAGLSPVEGAIESRPQTLRALREDTKKIFRDADIWLIGIYLFFILGVSITLFGLWAIPYLTQVYTLSVTSASLYLLVPSFGALFGGPVLGWLSDRLGRRSEILVVGSLLLTLAFGVIAAIGSPPLLVVGALFLFIRVISGIIALTYTIVKERHPESSGIAIGAVNSLGFIGAAIFPGLIGAVLDAFSTGEAVDGTRIYTTLGYRIAFAIAAMSMLIGTCCVIMVYIRERRTESQSADDDLSVASSAPQE, via the coding sequence ATGAAAATATGGACTATCACGCACAGACGACGGTGGATCGGCTGGGGACTACTTGCGGCGTCGTTCCTCCTCGTTAGCTTCCACCGTAACGCAACGGCCGTACTTTCCGAAGAATTGGTCGATACATTCACGACCACAGGCGCCCAACTGGGCCTACTTCACGCCTCTTTCTTTTATATATACGCCGCTCTGCAACTTCCGTCCGGATTTATCGTCGACTGGCTGGGCACGCGTAAGGTCGGAGCGCTCGGGACAGCAGTCATGGGGATTGGCGCGATTGGGTTTGGTTTGAGTGAAACCTACTTGCTAGCGGTCGTCAGTCGCGCACTCATGGGGTTCGGTGGGAGCGTCATGTATATCGCCGCCCTCCGATTCGCTGTGAGTTGGTATCGACCGGACGAGTTCGCTACGATGAGCGGCATGACCCTTGCAGTGTTGAGCCTCGGCGCCTTGCTGGCGACGACCCCGCTAGCAGTAGCTGTCACGACCGTTGGATGGCGGCCGACTCACATTGTCATCGGTCTATTCAGCTTCACTTTGGCGGCCGGCATCTATCTGGCCTCGCATTCTACCCCAACCAAGGCTGGACTTTCCCCCGTTGAGGGCGCTATCGAGTCACGACCGCAGACGCTACGAGCGCTCCGTGAGGATACGAAGAAAATCTTTAGAGACGCCGATATCTGGCTAATCGGGATCTATCTCTTCTTCATATTGGGTGTGAGTATCACTCTGTTCGGACTTTGGGCAATCCCCTATTTAACACAGGTATACACGCTGTCGGTGACAAGTGCGTCACTCTATCTCTTGGTGCCGAGTTTCGGCGCACTGTTCGGGGGCCCAGTTCTGGGCTGGCTGTCTGATAGGCTCGGCAGACGAAGCGAGATATTGGTCGTCGGGAGCCTTCTCCTGACCCTCGCTTTCGGGGTGATTGCCGCGATTGGATCACCGCCACTGTTAGTCGTCGGAGCGCTCTTCTTGTTCATCCGAGTTATTTCCGGGATCATCGCGCTTACCTATACTATCGTTAAGGAGCGTCACCCCGAATCAAGCGGAATTGCCATCGGAGCGGTCAATAGTCTCGGATTCATCGGCGCGGCGATTTTTCCGGGACTCATAGGTGCTGTTCTGGATGCGTTCTCGACAGGAGAGGCGGTTGACGGCACGCGGATCTACACGACCCTCGGTTACCGGATCGCATTTGCTATTGCAGCTATGAGTATGCTGATCGGAACCTGTTGTGTTATCATGGTTTATATTCGTGAACGACGCACTGAGTCACAATCCGCGGACGACGATTTGTCCGTCGCTAGTTCTGCACCACAGGAATAG
- a CDS encoding PadR family transcriptional regulator — translation MDDLTGFQRDLLYVIAGADQPSGQDVKDEIEQYYSSDINHGRLYPNLDTIVNKDLVEKGQLDRRTNYYVVTDEGEQAIEDRYEWESQYID, via the coding sequence ATGGACGACCTCACAGGATTCCAACGAGACCTGCTGTACGTGATCGCGGGCGCTGACCAGCCATCTGGACAGGACGTCAAAGACGAGATCGAACAGTACTACAGTTCAGATATTAATCATGGCCGGCTGTATCCGAATCTTGATACAATTGTGAATAAGGACCTTGTCGAGAAAGGGCAACTCGACAGACGAACGAACTATTATGTAGTTACAGACGAGGGAGAACAAGCAATTGAGGATCGTTATGAGTGGGAATCACAGTACATCGACTAA
- a CDS encoding nucleotidyltransferase domain-containing protein, translated as MRPDFCSMRTSVNAAIDGSPSLEVLQQVLQEHPVQLAILFGSHATGESHSRSDIDIAVEFDTVRPSDPAYNEAFLG; from the coding sequence ATGAGACCGGATTTTTGCTCGATGAGAACCAGTGTGAACGCTGCTATCGATGGATCCCCCTCTCTCGAGGTTCTTCAACAGGTATTGCAAGAGCATCCGGTACAGCTGGCCATTCTCTTCGGTTCTCACGCGACTGGGGAGTCTCACTCTCGAAGCGACATCGATATCGCAGTTGAATTCGACACTGTCCGCCCGAGTGATCCGGCCTACAACGAAGCCTTCTTGGGTTGA